A single genomic interval of Sphaerodactylus townsendi isolate TG3544 linkage group LG08, MPM_Stown_v2.3, whole genome shotgun sequence harbors:
- the LOC125438430 gene encoding LOW QUALITY PROTEIN: annexin A2-like (The sequence of the model RefSeq protein was modified relative to this genomic sequence to represent the inferred CDS: substituted 1 base at 1 genomic stop codon), protein MGSRIPPVPEAHPELFPRSVVFPPPQDTQECVDKPTIVNILTNRNNEQRQDIVFAFQRRNKKDLPAALKSGLSGNLETVMLALLKTPAQYDASXLKATMKGLGMDEDSLIEIIFSRTNSELNAVNKVYKEMYKTDLEKDISDTPGDFRKLMVALAKGKRNEDCSVVDYELIDQDARDLYDTGVKRKGTDVAKCINIMCERSHPHLQKVFERYKSHSPYDMQESIKKEVKGDLECALCNLVSHIPLQLCDKNGVEEG, encoded by the exons ATGGGGTCCCGCATACCTCCTGTACCGGAAGCGCACCCAGAATTATTCCCCCGTTCTGTAGTCTTCCCTCCGCCACAAGATACCCAGGAAT GTGTGGACAAGCCAACCATCGTCAACATCTTGACAAACCGTAACAACGAACAACGGCAGGACATCGTGTTTGCTTTCCAGAGAAGGAAcaagaag GATCTACCTGCAGCTCTGAAATCTGGTCTGTCTGGAAACCTGGAGACGGTTATGCTCGCCCTCTTGAAGACACCCGCACAGTACGATGCCAGCTAATTGAAAGCCACCATGAAG GGTCTGGGGATGGACGAAGACTCCCTGATCGAGATCATCTTTTCACGGACCAACTCTGAACTCAATGCAGTTAACAAAGTCTACAAAGAGA TGTACAAGACTGATTTGGAAAAGGACATTTCGGACACACCTGGTGATTTTCGCAAGTTGATGGTCGCGCTGGCCAAG gggaagaGAAACGAGGACTGCTCGGTGGTCGACTATGAGCTGATTGACCAGGATGCCAGG GACCTGTATGACACCGgtgtgaagaggaagggaacCGATGTTGCTAAGTGTATCAACATCATGTGCGAAAGGAGCCATCCTCACCTGCAGAAAG TATTTGAGAGGTACAAGAGCCACAGCCCCTATGATATGCAGGAGAGCATCAAGAAAGAAGTCAAGGGAGATCTGGAATGCGCATTATGTAACCTTG tttCTCACATCCCTCTTCAACTTTGTGACAagaatggggtggaggaagggtga